The following are from one region of the Carassius auratus strain Wakin chromosome 13, ASM336829v1, whole genome shotgun sequence genome:
- the LOC113112682 gene encoding angiotensinogen, with the protein MNKMFLALLVVSCFALGTTNRVYVHPFNLFSSENISCEVIQNEEHKPFETIHPLTPLQEGTEPDPRPSSTTENLKNLTQRTAVLAELQNSLGLRMYQALSLTQKHANTLLSPLNAFGALVTLYLGASKKTAISYQQLLGLNLESEQTDCAYFIDGHTVLRTLQAISAHVDESRNDLRTLVWTFINSDADLSKDFLRGTQDFSDDSFVRAVDFSKAKEAEVQVNNFIQKTSDSKVKELFQGVTPKTDLLFASSVHFTGNWKTAFQPEANSDQKFWTHENSSVEVPFMMRTGNYMYFEDVGRKCSIVKLGLSKRTYMLLVLPNKGASLQDIEKHLLTVIPTWHRNLKEKYLELSLPKFSLTAVTDLRSVLSEMAVEKYLMGSDADFRRLSSKENFTVDKVLNKVVFEMTEGGSEVQNKTEDGRVPHKVTVNRRFFFTIVEGNSNAILMLGKIVNPTT; encoded by the exons ATGAACAAGATGTTCCTCGCTCTCTTAGTGGTTTCCTGCTTCGCACTGGGAACAACCAATCGAGTGTATGTCCACCCCTTCAATCTCTTTAGCTCTGAAAACATCAGCTGTGAGGTTATTCAGAATGAGGAACACAAGCCCTTCGAGACCATTCATCCACTGACTCCTCTTCAGGAAGGTACTGAGCCAGACCCACGACCAAGCAGCACAACAGAGAACCTGAAAAACCTCACCCAACGGACCGCTGTGTTAGCAGAACTGCAGAATTCACTCGGGCTACGCATGTACCAGGCACTTAGTCTAACACAGAAGCATGCAAATACATTGCTGTCACCCTTAAATGCATTTGGGGCTTTGGTGACCCTCTACCTGGGAGCATCCAAAAAGACTGCTATTTCCTACCAGCAGCTGTTAGGACTCAACCTGGAGTCTGAACAGACAGACTGTGCATACTTCATTGATGGACACACAGTGTTGCGTACACTCCAGGCCATCAGTGCGCATGTAGACGAATCACGAAATGATCTCCGGACCCTCGTGTGGACTTTCATTAACAGCGACGCTGACCTTTCCAAAGACTTTTTACGTGGAACACAGGACTTCTCAGATGACTCTTTTGTCAGAGCAGTGGACTTCTCAAAAGCAAAGGAAGCTGAGGTGCAGGTGAACAACTTTATTCAGAAAACTTCAGACAGCAAGGTTAAGGAGCTGTTTCAGGGTGTTACTCCAAAAACGGACCTGCTGTTTGCTAGTTCAGTGCATTTTACAG GTAACTGGAAAACTGCTTTTCAGCCTGAAGCAAACAGTGATCAGAAGTTCTGGACGCATGAGAACTCAAGTGTCGAAGTCCCCTTTATGATGCGTACTGGAAACTACATGTACTTCGAGGATGTTGGCAGGAAGTGCTCAATAGTCAAGCTCGGTCTCAGTAAGAGGACATATATGCTCCTAGTGCTGCCTAACAAGGGAGCTAGCCTGCAGGACATTGAGAAGCATCTCTTAACAGTCATACCTACATGGCATAGAAATCTAAAAGAAAA ATATCTGGAACTATCTTTGCCCAAATTCTCCTTGACCGCTGTGACAGACCTGAGATCAGTCCTATCTGAAATGGCAGTGGAAAAATACCTCATGGGCTCCGATGCCGACTTCAGAAGACTGAGCAGCAAGGAGAACTTCACTGTTGATAAG GTCCTGAATAAGGTTGTGTTTGAGATGACAGAGGGAGGATCGGAGGTTCAGAATAAAACTGAAGATGGAAGAGTTCCCCATAAAGTCACAGTCAACCGGCGGTTCTTCTTTACTATTGTAGAGGGGAACTCCAATGCCATACTCATGCTTGGCAAAATCGTCAATCCAACAACCTAA
- the LOC113112680 gene encoding conserved oligomeric Golgi complex subunit 2-like — protein MTLPKGPDSLCFDKDEFMKDDFDVDKFVADCRKRVQLEEMREDLEQYYRLLKTAMVELINKDYADFVNLSTNLVGMDKALNQLSVPLGQLREEVLSLRSSVNEVIEAIDTQLSKQDDIKKKKLCVLRLIQVVRSVEKIEKILHQNTKDSTSLETSSPLLAGQILERIATEFNQLQFHAVQSKGMPLLDKVRPRIAGITAMLQQSLEGLLIQGLQTSNIEIIRHCLRTYATIDKTRDAEALVGQVLVKPYMDEVIVDQFVKSNPNGLKMMYTKLLEFVPHHCRLLREVTGGAISSDKADIVPGYDFLVNSVWPEIIRGVEERVPSLFNPGNPDAFYERYTVSMDFVRKFERQCGSQASVKRLRAHPCYQSFQNKWNLPVYFQLRFKEIAGSLENAISDGLEAAPAGSSYHLQVTEVLWSCVCRSWADQVYLSPLAHRFWKLTLQLISRYTTFLTEVLTKTPPPDTSKDLIRPLPSSASSTSSRTSQDADSETGGPTVLSTKKLVFIAADVDKLQGQIPDISEMIKAKLESIGFKNFAVVSEALQDSSASLSSCVPTLNSRMTQHLTERSIRFLKNASEVPRLYRRTNKEVPTRASAYMDNALQPLHQLVTNSKNVVKDSIIQEWLRVTLSDCTHRYFETISDVLSSVRKMEESLKRLKQARKTTTPSTMGINAGPSDDSKIRLQLALDVEYLGEQIEKMGLQPSDITMFSSLLELVQEARDLASAEQTGS, from the exons ATGACGTTACCAAAGGGACCCGATTCTCTGTGTTTCGACAAAGACGAATTTATGAAG GATGACTTCGACGTGGACAAATTTGTGGCTGATTGCAGAAAGCGTGTCCAGCTGGAAGAGATGCGTGAAGATCTGGAGCAATATTACAGGCTTCTCAAAACAGCCATGGTCGAGCTTATCAATAAAGACTATGCAGATTTTGTTAACCTGTCCACAAATCTT GTTGGAATGGATAAAGCCCTTAATCAGCTCTCTGTCCCTCTGGGCCAGTTACGGGAAGAGGTGCTG AGTTTGAGATCGTCTGTGAATGAAGTTATTGAAGCTATAGACACCCAGCTGTCCAAGCaagatgacattaaaaaaaaaaag CTCTGTGTGTTAAGACTCATCCAAGTTGTGAGATCAGTGGAGAAGATCGAGAAAATTCTTCACCAAAACACTAAGGATTCAACATCACTTGAGACCAGCAG TCCTCTTCTGGCAGGTCAGATCCTAGAGCGGATTGCCACAGAGTTCAACCAGTTACAGTTTCATGCAGTCCAGAGCAAAGGAATGCCATTGCTTGATAAAGTCCGACCG AGAATAGCAGGCATCACAGCCATGCTTCAGCAGTCACTGGAAGGCTTACTGATCCAAGGCCTGCAGACGTCGAATATAGAAATCATACGGCATTGCCTCAGGACATATGCTACCATAGATAAGACGAGGGATGCAGAGGCACTGGTCGGACAGGTCTTAGTCAAACCGTACATGGATGAG GTTATAGTTGATCAGTTTGTCAAGTCCAACCCCAACGGTCTTAAGATGATGTACACCAAGCTGTTGGAGTTTGTGCCTCACCATTGTCGACTGCTGCGAGAGGTGACTGGTGGGGCAATCTCTAG TGATAAAGCAGACATTGTTCCAGGATATGACTTCCTGGTGAACTCCGTTTGGCCTGAGATCATTAGAGGTGTTGAGGAAAGAGTCCCTTCCCTTTTCAATCCTGGGAACCCAGATGCATTTTATGAG AGATACACAGTCAGCATGGATTTTGTTCGTAAGTTTGAAAGGCAGTGTGGCTCCCAGGCCAGCGTAAAGAGGCTGCGAGCACATCCGTGCTACCAGAGCTTCCAGAACAAATGGAACCTGCCGGTGTACTTCCAGCTGCG GTTCAAGGAGATTGCTGGGAGTCTAGAAAATGCCATTTCTGATGGACTAGAGGCAGCTCCAG CGGGCAGCAGCTACCACCTGCAGGTGACCGAAGTGTTGTGGAGCTGTGTGTGCAGGAGCTGGGCTGACCAGGTGTACCTGTCACCGCTTGCTCATCGATTTTGGAAACTAACGCTTCAGCTGATTTCCAGATACACCACCTTTCTCACAGAG GTCCTAACGAAAACACCCCCTCCAGACACTAGCAAAGATTTGATACGACCGCTCCCAAGTTCTGCCTCCTCCACATCCAGCCGTACATCACAGGATGCTGACAGCGAAACTGGCGGCCCCACTGTTTTATCTACCAAGAAGCTCGTCTTCATCGCAGCCGATGTTGATAAGTTACAAGGACAG ATTCCAGATATATCTGAGATGATCAAGGCAAAATTGGAGAGTATTGGGTTCAAAAACTTTGCCGTTGTTTCAG AAGCCTTGCAGGATTCCAGTGCATCCCTGTCCAGCTGCGTCCCCACACTGAACAGCAGAATGACTCAGCATCTAACAGAAAGGAGCATTCGTTTCCTGAAAAACGCTTCGGAAGTCCCAAGACTTTATCGAAGGACTAACAAG GAAGTGCCCACCAGAGCCTCAGCCTATATGGACAACGCACTTCAGCCACTCCATCAGCTGGTGACCAACTCCAAAAATGTGGTGAAAGACTCCATTATCCAGGAGTGGCTGCGGGTCACACTCTCAGACTGCACCCACAG GTATTTTGAGACTATATCAGATGTGCTAAGCTCAGTGAGGAAAATGGAGGAAAGTCTAAAGAGGTTGAAACAGGCTAGGAAAACGACCACCCCCAGCACCATGGGCATCAATGCAGGACCATCAGATGACAGTAAGATCCGCCTGCAGCTGGCGCTGGATGTGGAGTATCTTGGAGAGCAG aTTGAGAAGATGGGTCTTCAGCCAAGTGACATCACCATGTTCTCTTCTCTGCTGGAACTGGTACAGGAAGCAAGAGATCTCGCTTCAGCAGAACAGACGGGGTCCTAA
- the LOC113112683 gene encoding piggyBac transposable element-derived protein 5-like: MAECGRKGLSLLEEARSRYESLQISDDVFGESGDDSSENPFYSTSGDSNSDNYTETNPDDARAGETRGQSCGPPGSVSNGQAQEEGWSDSLQDLSVPHYQDTHGPTQRIPATATAMDFFQLFVPDNVIQNMVTQTNMYAKKYQERFGSDEGWTNVTLTEMKAFLGYVTSTSVNRCESVLSIWSSGFFSNRSIALKMSQARFEKILKYFHIVAFRSSQGGSQGLYKIQPFLDSLQQSFTSSFRPSQTQVLHEPLIDEDPVFITTCTERELRKRKKRKFSLWVRQCSSTGFICQIYVHLKEGPGPDGLDTLKNKPQLHSLVAKQLCQNLAGRNAIIFTGPSITSLNLFQEFEKQGIYCCGLLSTRKSDCTGLPQSMLINTESPQQRGQSHIKMRGNLSIINWYNKGNFRFLTNAYPPTKEGVIIKRKSGEIPCPLAVEAFAAHLSYICKYDDKYSKYFIFHKPNKTWQQVFWLTISITINNAYILYKMSDAYHVKRYSRAQFGERLVKELLEMDDCSPTQ; this comes from the exons ATGGCGGAGTGTGGAAGGAAAGGACTCTCGCTCCTCGAGGAAGCGCGATCTCGCTACGAGAGCCTGCAGATTTCCGATGATGTGTTCGGGGAGTCGGGAGACGACAGCAGCGAAAACCCCTTTTACAGTACATCAGGAGATTCAAATTCGGATAACTACACGGAGACGAACCCGGACGATGCCAGAGCAGGTGAAACTAGGGGTCAAAGCTGCGGTCCCCCCGGTTCTGTCTCCAACGGGCAGGCGCAGGAGGAGGGCTGGAGCGACTCGCTACAGGACCTCAGTGTGCCCCACTATCAGGACACGCATG GTCCGACACAGAGAATTCCTGCCACTGCCACAGCCATGGACTTCTTCCAGTTGTTTGTCCCTGACAACGTCATTCAGAACATGGTGACCCAGACCAACATGTATGCCAAGAAGTACCAGGAGCGCTTTGGCAGCGATGAAGGATGGACCAATGTGACGCTGACTGAGATGAAGGCCTTTCTGGGCTATGTAACTTCTACTAGCGTGAACCGTTGCGAGTCAGTGCTGAGCATCTGGAGCAGTGGATTCTTCAGTAACCGCAGCATCGCGCTCAAGATGAGCCAGGCACGGTTCGAGAAGATCCTCAAGTACTTCCACATCGTAGCCTTCCGCTCCAGCCAAGGTGGCAGTCAGGGCCTCTATAAGATCCAACCCTTCCTGGACTCTCTCCAGCAGAGCTTCACCTCGTCCTTCAGGCCCTCACAGACACAG GTCCTCCATGAGCCCTTGATTGATGAGGACCCCGTGTTCATTACCACATGTACAGAGAGGGAGCTGCGcaagaggaagaagagaaagtTCAGCCTGTGGGTGCGACAGTGCAGCTCCACTGGTTTCATCTGTCAG ATCTATGTCCATCTGAAAGAGGGTCCAGGTCCAGATGGTTTAGACACGTTGAAAAATAAACCCCAGCTTCACAGTCTGGTGGCCAAGCAGCTCTGTCAGAATCTGGCTGGCCGTAATGCAATCATCTTCACTGGCCCAAGCATCACAAGTCTAAACTTGTTTCAGGAGTTTGAGAAACAGG GCATCTACTGCTGCGGGTTGTTGAGCACCAGGAAGAGCGATTGCACAGGTCTTCCTCAGTCAATGCTGATCAATACCGAGTCTCCTCAGCAACGTGGCCAGTCTCACATTAAGATGAGAGGAAATTTGTCAATAATCAACTGGTACAACAAAGGCAACTTCAGGTTCCTCACAAATGCCTACCCTCCCACTAAAGAAG GGGTGATCATTAAGAGGAAGAGTGGAGAAATCCCATGCCCCCTTGCTGTGGAGGCCTTTGCTGCGCACCTCAGTTATATCTGCAAATATGATGACAAGTACAGCAA GTACTTCATTTTCCACAAGCCTAATAAGACCTGGCAACAGGTGTTTTGGCTGACCATCAGCATCACCATCAACAATGCCTATATTCTTTACAAGATGTCAGACGCCTACCACGTCAAACGCTACAGCCGGGCACAGTTCGGCGAGAGGCTGGTTAAGGAGCTCCTGGAGATGGATGACTGCTCACCCACTCAGTGA